The following are encoded together in the Lathyrus oleraceus cultivar Zhongwan6 chromosome 3, CAAS_Psat_ZW6_1.0, whole genome shotgun sequence genome:
- the LOC127126810 gene encoding eukaryotic translation initiation factor 5, giving the protein MALQNIGAGNSDDAFYRYKMPRMITKIEGRGNGIKTNIVNMVDIAKALARPAAYTTKYFGCELGAQSKFDEKTGTSHVNGAHDTPKLAGLLENFIKKYVQCYGCGNPETEILITRNQMIQLKCAACGFVSDVDMRDKLTTFIIKNPPETKKGSKDKKAMRRAEKERLKEGEAADEELKKLKKEVVKKKVAPKESTTKSSSSRKKGNGSDEDRLSPTRSPTDEKDEAEDEDDVQWQTDTSLEAARLRIQEQLSAVTADMVMLSTNEAEEKAASKVSDNPDNGNSMNYETLVTEIKADLKKGVKAKELVAHWATLPVSPQEKMSALYEALFGHIEKAFSKAVLKKKDYLAAAVSKEESMPLLLLRTIEEFADKSASNSSPLKEVAMVVKGLYDADALEEEHIMQWYQEGLKGDRKDSQVWKNMKPFIHWLQNAESESEGE; this is encoded by the coding sequence ATGGCCTTACAGAACATTGGTGCTGGCAACAGTGATGATGCTTTCTACAGGTATAAGATGCCTAGAATGATCACGAAAATTGAGGGCAGAGGTAATGGCATCAAGACAAACATTGTCAATATGGTGGATATTGCAAAAGCTTTAGCAAGGCCAGCTGCATACACAACTAAGTATTTTGGTTGTGAACTTGGTGCACAGTCGAAATTTGATGAGAAAACTGGGACTTCTCATGTTAATGGGGCACATGATACTCCAAAACTTGCTGGTCTGCTCGAGAACTTCATCAAGAAATATGTCCAATGTTATGGGTGTGGAAATCCTGAAACTGAGATCTTAATTACTAGAAATCAAATGATCCAGTTGAAATGTGCTGCTTGTGGTTTTGTGTCTGACGTGGATATGAGAGACAAGCTGACCACGTTCATCATTAAGAACCCACCAGAAACAAAGAAAGGTTCCAAAGACAAGAAGGCCATGAGGAGAGCTGAGAAGGAGAGACTGAAGGAAGGTGAAGCAGCTGATGAGGAGCTGAAAAAGCTGAAGAAAGAGGTTGTCAAGAAGAAAGTAGCTCCTAAGGAAAGCACAACAAAATCAAGCTCTTCAAGGAAAAAAGGAAATGGCTCTGATGAAGATCGTCTGTCTCCTACTCGAAGCCCAACTGATGAAAAGGACGAggctgaagatgaagatgatgtgCAGTGGCAAACAGACACATCACTGGAGGCTGCTCGGCTACGTATTCAAGAACAGCTAAGTGCTGTGACAGCTGATATGGTTATGCTCTCAACGAATGAAGCAGAGGAGAAAGCAGCCTCTAAGGTAAGTGACAATCCTGATAATGGCAACTCCATGAACTACGAGACTCTTGTTACAGAAATCAAAGCTGATTTGAAGAAAGGTGTCAAGGCTAAAGAGTTGGTGGCCCACTGGGCAACACTTCCTGTTTCTCCACAAGAAAAGATGAGTGCTCTGTATGAAGCTCTTTTTGGGCACATTGAGAAAGCGTTTTCAAAAGCAGTACTTAAGAAGAAGGACTACCTTGCTGCTGCTGTCTCCAAGGAAGAGAGTATGCCATTGTTGCTGCTTCGAACAATTGAGGAATTTGCTGACAAGTCCGCTTCCAATTCCAGTCCACTTAAGGAGGTTGCCATGGTTGTAAAGGGGCTTTATGATGCTGATGCGTTGGAGGAAGAGCACATAATGCAGTGGTATCAAGAAGGGCTGAAAGGAGACAGGAAGGACTCTCAGGTTTGGAAGAATATGAAGCCTTTCATTCATTGGCTTCAGAATGCAGAATCAGAGTCGGAGGGAGAGTAG